aatgaaattatacaaatatatttatgtaaaaaaaatccCTTTTCACGAGTCCtgtattaattttcaattaaattttttatttaagatttaattgatagagttaaaagtaatttaagaaaatactataaaaattaattaaatcataagtaaagattttattcattcatttaattttaatattaatcaaaCTCAAATTTGGATTTAGACTTATTCAAATTTGAGCAagtaatttatttgaaaaataatccTAAATTGCGTTTTTGGCTTAATGTAACATGCTTTCATCCTtgtaaaagtatattaaaaaaatacattataagAATGTGTTAATAATACTCTTTCGTACATATAACAatacaaaatatcattttatagtaatgaaaaaaatgagagcttaaataatgacaaaaattaataataaactcaaaataaaaatggaagtTAACTAAGAATTGAATCAATATATAACACTGCAATTAATACTGGAAGAAAACTTCCGTATACTATTTATCAcactttaattaatataaaaaaaaatagtaaccGATAGCAATGCGAAAATGGTTTCCAATGAGTTAACATAACTTAtcatatatttgaaaatgatttgaaaaaaactataatttcttttataattatttaaatataggtTAAATTCAACTTTGTTAATCGGTTTGGAGATTAAGTTTACTTGTAATTCACTATcaataatcttttttataatgttttaatatttttttatttaaataagttacatatttatgtatatatttactatttttaattacatatagATTGATGCTTTCGAAAAAGAACGAGAAACATTACCTACCTTTAATTAGAGCACAAAATTTATTCCAATTTggaaataatatgttttatgtCATTTTGATTAAAGCATGATCCAGTATATAGGAAATGGATTTGGAATACTGAATCCATTACTCAAGTTGAACACAAGTTTAACCAAAGAATTTTCAGAACTGTCacttttgtattttctttttatgcaTGGATATTGAAAAAtctatttcattatttttggttcttactggaattaattaataatactaAATATGACTCATTTTAGCTTTTAAAAAGGTCAGATTTTCAACTATTGGTTGAGAAATGTAAGAAATATGAAAGAGTAATGCTTAGAGGAGGAGATACATCCTTACATAAGattggaaatttttttttaacaacttttttcttataatattttaaaaatttataattgattcattttaaatattattttaaagataaatttaaatggattaataaaataataaaaaaataataacgtgtaactgttgtaaaaaaaattattataaaaatgttgttaacGGTTCACATTAAAATGAGACCTTAAATGTTTCACTTttcctatttaaaaaaaagaaaaatgtatctttaacaatttttttttataatagtttatatAATTGATTCATTTCAAATAAACTAACCAATAAAACAACAAtactattattaaaaatttgttaaaagaaattattaaaatatcattctcCTAAGCAAAATTATCTGTCACTAACATCTTTACTGAACCACGTCATTCAAAAACTTATGTCAGTGTGTTTGGTCAATTCTGAGGTCgcattgtttcaatttttaaaattaaaaactcaattaaacaatttttttttaaaaaaacttatttggAACTTccaacaaaaatacaaatatttgaaatgacaaaacctaatttaaaacttaattaaattgatagaacaaattttgattataaaaaattagttaaaaacaCTTGAATTAAGCTGTTTTTGTATTtgtgcataaaaaaaatgtaaacaattataataaaaaaaatgtaatatttttttttaatagaaaccccacttaaaaaaatactcaaatttaaaaatatttaaaacttaattaattataaaataatcgtAAACACGTATAGAAGTCTGCCATTAAATAAACAGTCTTGTCGCCATGTGAAGTAGTGAAACTGCTACGAAATTTTGCATTCGGAACTACTAAACGCCGAAAAGCGCTTTAATCACTTTGCACAACCTCTGCTATAAATTCATAACCATATCGTCACGGTCTTTGAATAATCGCGAAGAACATGGCTATGGCAATGGCATCAACACCAGAACTTTCCATAGTCTGTCTCTCTGTTGTGTTGTTTTTCCTCTCGCTTTCTTCTTCTTATGCAATCTCTCATGGCCTCAACCATGACCCTGCCACCTCACCACACTTATACTCACATGCACAAAAACTCATACGAAGCCTTAACATATTCCCAGAGGAATCAATTAACATCATAGAGGATGACCATTCTGGTTTTGTCCCTGGTCAGATCGTGGAGAAGAATTTCTCGTTCCTTGGTCATTCTGGCCCTTCTGTTGAAGACCTTGGTCACCATGCAGGCTACTATTCACTTCCTCGTTCCAAAGCTGCGaggtataatatatataaatctatCTATATGCAACCTTCTCATAATAATATCATGATAATAAATCTTCCTTTTTGAGTGGCACGCAGGATGttctactttttctttgaaTCACGAAAGAACAAGAACGATCCTGTTGTGATATGGTTGACTGGAGGACCAGGATGTGCAAGTGAATTAGCTTTGTTCTACGAAAATGGTCCTTTTCATATTACCAAGAACTTGTCTCTTACATGGAATGATTACGGCTGGGATCAGGTACCCTTATTCAATTTCCATGTTTCCTTAATGGAAACTCTTATAAACTTACACGAAACTTCTTGTCTTCTTTGTatcaacaactttttctttttctcattttgcAGGCATCAAATATTATATTCGTGGACCAACCAACAGGGACAGGTTTTAGTTACTCTTCTGATAAGAGTGACCTTCGCCACGATGAAACCGGCGTTAGCACTgatttatatgatttcttgCAGGTGATTACATAAAGTCCCTTGTTTTATATGTATCTGAATACAAGATAGCAATATCATGGGTATAAACAAGATCttctaattcattttactatAATTGCAGGAGTTTTTCAAGGCGCATCCTAATTTCGTTAAGAATGACTTCTACATCTTTGGTGAATCATATGCTGGACACTATGTTCCTGCACTTGCATCTCGGATTAACAGtgcaaataaacaaaaacaaggacTTCATATAAACCTCAAGGTCTTACACAATGTCTTATATATATGACTGGGAAATGTTAATGAATGAAATGATGGTTATAATTGTCTTGTTGGTTTTGCTTGCATTGATTCATTCCACATAACAACAGGGTCTTGCTATCGGTAACGGGTTTACCAATCCTGCAAT
The Vigna angularis cultivar LongXiaoDou No.4 chromosome 5, ASM1680809v1, whole genome shotgun sequence genome window above contains:
- the LOC108339713 gene encoding serine carboxypeptidase-like, giving the protein MAMAMASTPELSIVCLSVVLFFLSLSSSYAISHGLNHDPATSPHLYSHAQKLIRSLNIFPEESINIIEDDHSGFVPGQIVEKNFSFLGHSGPSVEDLGHHAGYYSLPRSKAARMFYFFFESRKNKNDPVVIWLTGGPGCASELALFYENGPFHITKNLSLTWNDYGWDQASNIIFVDQPTGTGFSYSSDKSDLRHDETGVSTDLYDFLQEFFKAHPNFVKNDFYIFGESYAGHYVPALASRINSANKQKQGLHINLKGLAIGNGFTNPAIQYEAYPDFALQSRIITKAQYDIVRKSVPLCDRAIKNCGEKSCLLALEICENIFGRILSFAGNINYFDIRKKCEGSMCYNFTNVETLLNMQKVKSALGVRGDLKYNLCSIKVHNAMAEDTMRNLEVGIPALLEDGIKLLVYAGEKDLVCNWLGNSRWVHAMKWSGQNAFGKSPVVKFVVDGAVAASLRSHGPLSFLKVHEAGHLVPMDRPKVSLQMFKRWMGGKMKIKGDN